The genomic segment GcaacagagctggcaggggggaaacaaaaaacctcactCTTTTGATCCAAAAAGGGGCGTTGCAGGGTGgggagcacccatgggtgctgctcTGCCCCCATGCCCCCCATCTGGAGGAAAGGGGGGAGCGTGGGTGCTAAAAATACCTCCCAGGTCCAATTTCCCCCAAATTAAGGATGCTGGGGGTTGATCCTGGTGCCCTCCCAGGGGTGTTTGGCGGGGGGCAGGTCAAGCTCACCTTGGATTCTCTGATGTCTAATATGGGATTGAGCCATCATGTCtcttgggggaggggaggggaagtggtggggttttggttttgttttgtgttttttttttttttggtccacttttcctgctgctttcaggctggggcaggcaggtggggtgggggatcactgaaaaaaaacccaaaaacctcATTTCCTCAGGAAACAGAGTGAAAGCCTTGGCCGAAAGCTGGGACTCCAGGAATTTGGCGCTTTGGAGCGATGGGGGCTTTGTGGACCCCTGCACCCTGCATGCCCGGAACTGCAAATTTCAGCCAAAGTGCGAAAATGGGGGGGGAAGTGAAAGGGGATGGAAAAAACCataatttaaaatcagatttcacCAGCGATAAAATCTTGCAGTTAAAGCTTTTTCCCTCCACGGTTTGCAGGCTCAAGGCAGGCACCCAGGGGTGATTTTGGGGCTGGAAATGGAGCTTTTTGCACAACGAAGGAGGgaaactgcctttttcttttaattctttgttttccttcccaggtgGGTTTTGTGGCTAATTAAACCCAGGCTGTGATTTGGGACCCGGGGAGAGGATGGGATTTGTTATTAAGTCATGCAAGGGGAGGTTTGGGAAGGCCCTTATGAGAAACAGGGCTGAGAACTGGCGCTTTTGTTGCATGCACCTTTGCAccaggggaaactgaggcgTGGTTCGGATCAGCTCAGTGTCCCTTTGAGGACAGCggcagcaggatggggacaTCTGGATGGGCGCAGacccctgccctgcaccccttTGGGGGCAAAGGGATGTGACTGGTGCCACTTGGCACATCGGTggcaggggccggggtaggTTTTGGGATGCTCACCCCCCTCGGCGGCGGGCAAAGGGTTGTTTTCCCCGACGGGAGACAATCCAGCTGGatggcagggctgtgccagggggGAAGGAAACGGCGGCGGCACGATAAGGGCTGGCCGCCAACACGTGAggttttgccttgtttttcggggggggggggggggggggggcggcaaGATAAGAGGCAGGCACTGGCACACAATAACACCCGGGGGGCTggtgagctgggagggagccTGTTGGCAGCCTGAATTCAAGGTGCCGTTGCCCTTGGGTGCTCAGAGGGACCGTACGGGGTGTTTCGGGGTGTGCACGGTTTGCAGACGGGGCGTGGAGCACGAGCAAGCCGGTAGTTTCAGAGTGAAAAGCCATTTTCTCCGCTACCAGCCTTTCTTAGGTCCCCAGCAGACGGGGGGTGTTGCTGGCACTGAGGGGGTCCCTCTCCCCGTTTCggagctgggagctggtggaggaggaacCAGCGTTATTCCAGGCTGAAGGGGAGGTTGCACAACCTGGCCCCAGGGGAAAGCGAGGCGGGTTCGGTCTTCGCTCAGCTTTTGGCTCCGGCCCTCCTTGCTTTCCATAACCTTCCTACGGCGTTTGTTTAGCGCTTTGCTACCCCGGAGCCATTCGGGATTTAGCTCCCCGGAGGAGGAAGCAGCTTTAGAGGGTGCGTATTCCTTCCTcaccctccttcctcctcctcttccttggCCCGGAGCCACTGAGCACCTTCATTTGCCGATCTCCCTGTGCAGATGTCGACCTACAAGCGGGCAACGCTGGATGATGAAGACCCCCTGGACTCCATCGGTGAAGGTGATGGGTACCCCAACGGCTTCCAGGTAGGGCTTCATGGGTGTTttagtggggggaaaaaagggtatTTTAGGTCCTGGCAAGCAGCAGCGGGGGGTTGCAGGAGGGTTTTCCACCCGGGACCAGCCTTTCCATCGGGCAAAGTCCAGTGTGAGCAGAGCTGTGGCTCCTGCCGCCGCTGCCCTTTGCGCCTTTCCCAGCACCCGGCGCCAGCGGTGGGGGAGCCCGTGGGGCCAGAACCTGGCTCAGCTGTTTGCAATGCCACAGCACCCAGTTTTTCTGCTGGCCAAACCTGTTCCCGGTGTGGCCGCGGTGAGCAATTATCATGGTGGTGGGAGCTTTGTCCCCGCACAAAAAGGGATTAGGTTAATTCCTCCCGGAGCAGCGGGAAAGCGGCTTTAAAAGGGCCAAGGGTGGCGAGGAGAAAACCCCACTGCTGCCAGCATCCAGCCTCACCCGGAAAGATTTGGGGCCAGAGCGATGCTCTTAGTGctggctcctctcccagccccttTGGTCTCTGCCTAGAATGGTGTTTTCTGCCCCAAAACTCAGAGCTCCACTGATTTGCTTTCCCTGGTGAGGCCATCTCTGCTCGCCGTTGCATCGGGATGTTTCCTGGGGATGTTTTTCGGACGAGTGGGTGTATCCTGTTATGGCACTTCCCGCCGCCGTGGCCCCCACCCTGTCTCAGCGccagtggtggggatggggaccaCCCGGGGGGTTATAGCTGTGCTcaaggaggggtttggggtggCACAGGGAAGCAGGTGAGCCTGCCGAAACACTCGTCCTGCTCCCTTTCCTGCCATTGTGCCGCCCTTCCTGGCTGGTTTCTggaaggcagctgctgcctttcccagcCTGAACCACGCTGGATCCCTCACCGAGGGCCAAATCTGTGCCGTGGGCTGTAGGAAGCAAAATGGGGGATGAGTCAGTGGGTTTTTCTGCCAGTGGGGAAACGTCGCTGCTTTTCCCTCAGGTGAACTTCCGCAGCTCGAGGAGCAGCCCTGGATGCTGGGCTGAGCGGACGCGCGCCGAGAAGCAGCTTGTGGTGCTGGTGGGGGTGCTGGCCGCCGTCCTGGCAGCGTGTCTGCTGGGTCTCATCTTGCAGTACAGAGCCCGTAAGTTCTTGCACCGCACAGGGATTCTGCTCCCTTGACCTTGGGTTACTGGGGGGTTCCCTGGGATGGGATGCTTGGGTGCAGGGTGGGATGCTCACGTGCATCCCTCACTCCAGGGCAGGAATGCTTGGGCGCGGAACAGGATGCTTGGGCATAGGATGAGATGCTTGCCGCATCCCTCACCCTGGGACAGGATGACTGGGCGCCAGGCAGGGTGCTTGGGCATGGGATGGGATGCTCACCCACATCACTTGCCCTGGAAAGGGATGCTCAGGTACAGGGCAGGATGCTCAGGCATTAAGTGGGATATTTGCCCGCATCCCTCGCCCTGGGGTGGGATGCTCGGACACGGGGCAGGGcgctccctggtgcagcttgtcGCTCCGTGACGGAGGAGCTGAACCCATCGTGCTCACCCCCAGGGCCACCCGCTGTGTGCCTGTCGGAAGCCTGCATCTCCGTCACCAGCTCCATCCTCAGCTCGCTGGACCGGGCGGTGAATCCCTGCGAGGACTTTTTTGGCTACGCTTGCGGGGGCTGGATCAAAGCCAACCCCCTCCCCGACGGCCACTCGCGCTGGGGCACCTTCAACAACCTCTGGGAGCACAACCAGGCCATCATGAAGCATCTGCTGGGTGAGTACAGGGGAGTGGTGGGATCACCACGGTGCCAAGGAGCCCCATTAGGTCTAGGGGATGCTGAAAACATGCCCGTGGGGATGTTAGGTTGGATGAGTGTGAAACCAAGCCATGATGCATGCGCTGTGAGAACATTGGGAAGCAGATCCTGGCTGTGTTTGCTCTCCAGGATGCCCCTGGGATTTTTGTCCGCAGTGTTGCAGCTCTTCAGTGCCAAGCAGGGGAAGGGTCCCGGCCTTGGGTCCGCAAACCCCATGGCAGCATTCCCAAGAGCCCTGAAATGCAGGATTTGCACCCCAGGCTACACCCAGAAGCCGTATCACCCCAAggtcatgggtttttttccctcctgctatAGCTTCCAGCCTTTGTGAGCAGCCTTTTTGGGGGCTGGCTGCCAGTCGGGCCATTTTTGGGGGGCCAAAACTCCCCCAGTGGAGGGAGGATCCTGGGCTCAGCCAGGATTGTGAACACTGAAGCAGGACAGCTTATCCAAGCAACTGGTGGGGACGGTTTGTTCAAGCTTTGAGCAAACAACTGGCTCCTTATCAGCACTTTCCACTGTGCTGGGACTGATTATCTGAAAAGAGAAGGTCTGGGAAGAGCGGTGTCTTTCGGGAGAAGGGGGGTGGTGCAGGAATGGCTTCGTCCCCAGCTCTTCCTGCAGAAATCTGGCACTGGTTTTACTGGGAGAAGGGACTGGGCCTCCAGCCAAGTGGTCATGCTCGGCATTTCCTCGAATTCCTCAGAACTGAGGGACCTCTAGTTAATAAACCCACACAGCTGGGAAGCCAAAGGTGCAAGCTGTGtcatgaggaaaacaaaaaaaaaaaaaaaacaaaacaaaacccctcaaCTTCTGGGGAAGCAGAATTTTAAGGGGGGGAATAAAATGATGGTTTTGGAGGTGGAGGACAAAAATGGGTTTATTGTTCCTTCTTGCAGGAATAAATAATAGAGGGCTGAAGAGTGCCAGCACAGGGGCAAGGGCAGCACAGGGGGCTGGATGATGCTGGCAACATCAGGGCTcctggaaaaatgctttttgttttttctttcttgatctCTCTGCCCCAAAGAGCCGGAGCAGTCGCTGCGGGTGGGAGAGGAGATGGTGGCAGGAGGCCAGGAAGGGCTGGGGACCGTGGGATGCTCTTGGGGGCAtgcagggggctggtggggcaATCCTCGGAGCCTTTTCAGAGCATGGCTTTGCCCCAAATGGGGCTGAATATTTCTCCGGTGGAAGGATGGGGGCTTCAGTGTGCATTAGCAGCCCTGTGGGGGTATGGGTGCCTGTCCTCGGAGACCTCCTGCGAGCCCCCCCATGTACCTCCCGCAGAAAACACCACGGCCAATGTGTCGAGCGAGGCGGAGCGCAAGGCACAGCGTTATTACCAAGCCTGCATGAATGAGAGCAAGATTGAGGAGCTGCGCGCTGCCCCGCTCATGGAGCTCATCCAAAAGGTTCATCCCCCTCCTTGTGGAAAAGCCGTCTTCCCTCTGCAAAATGAGGGGAACAAGCTCATTTATGGGCAGCCCAAGCACCCTCCAGACCCTGTTCCCGGTGCTCCTGGGGCAGAGTATCCCCCATGGTAGgcgggcagagagaagcaggGCTTTGTAGGCAGGTCTTGCCTCTCCTGGCCTTTTTAGCCCCATTGCAAGATGTTTCCCCCAGGATGGGTGTTGAGGATATATTTAAGGAACTCCAGGTGGTCATTCCTTAACCAAAAGCTGGTTGCTGTCTGTCCCCAGCTGGGCGGCTGGAACATCACGGGTCCCTGGGCAGGGGACAACTTCAACACCACACTGCGGGAGGTGACGGCACATTACCGCACCTCACCCTTCTTCTCCGTCTACGTGAGCGCCGACTCCAAAAACTCCAACAGCAACGTCATCCAGGTGGATCAGTCAGGGCTAGGCCTGCCGTCGCGGGATTACTACCTAAACAAGACGGAGAATGAGAAGGTAAGGTCACTGGGGGGAATCTGGCTTTGCCAGGGAGGTGCTGTGGGTGGGTGGCACCCACCATGCTGAtgcccccccatcccactgtgtaGGTGCTTGCTGGCTACCTGAACTACATGGTGCAACTGGGGATGTTCCTGGGAGGCACCGACGAGGAGTCGACACGGCAGCAGATGCAGCAGATCTTGGATTTCGAGACAGCATTGGCCAACATTACCATCCCGCAGGAGAAACACCGGGATGAGGAGGTCATCTACCATAAAATGACAGCTGGAGACCTGAAGGTGGGATGGGGTTGGTgagcctccctgctctgccGTGGTTTGGGAAGTGGGGCAGATGGGTGGAGGTGACGCAGCTCCTCTCTGAGGAAGCCCAACACTGCCTGGGAAGCTCTTGTGCAATAGCTTGGCCTGTGTCCTCCTTGGGGAAATCCCACCCTGACCCGCTCCTCCCGGCCTCGGGACCACCCCTGGGGCTGGCGGCTGTCCTGCCGTGGCACTAATGCTCTCCCAGCACTACTGCCTGCAGTCCGGCTGCAAGACATCAGGCCGGTCGCCTCCCCATGTCCCCAAAGGAGCCCTAATGGGTTGTGTCAACATTTTTGACACCCACcccactttctttttcctttgcgGGAGGAAATAGTTTACTCCCCTCTGACCTTTGGAGGATGCTGCTGTTATGGGAACAGGCTGAATCCCTCAAACGGGGGCTGAAGCAGCGGCTTCCAGCTTGGGAAGCTCCTGATGGTTTTTGGGTCCGAAGCAGCGGCATGGCTTTTGCAGGAGCTGGCGCCAGCTGTGGACTGGATGCCCTTCCTCGCCACAGTGTTCTACCCTGTGGAGCTCAACGAGTCGGAGCCTGTCGTGGTCTATGCCAAGGAGTACCTGGAGCAGGTCTCCGACCTCATCCTGGCCACCGATAAATGGTGAGAGCTCCCACCATGTGCAGCGGGGTGCCTGGGGTAGTCAGGTGTGTCCTGCTGCCCGCTCACCACCTCTTGCCACAGTCTCCTCAACAACTACATGATCTGGAACCTGGTGCGGAAAACCAGCCCCTTCCTCGACCAGCGCTTCCAGGATGCTGAGGAAAAATTCATGGAAGTGATGTACGGGACGAAGAAGGTGAGACGGGAGTCCTCAACACCCCTGAATGGCCATAAAATGGTGATAGCTTTTTAAGCAAAGTCCCCATCGTGTTGGATCAAAAAAAATAGAGATGCGGGGCAGGTTTTGGGATCGCAGCTCCAGTGCAGGGGGATGGATGTAGACCTCATCTCCCAGTGGGGCAATGGGGTGGGAAGGTGGGGGGCTTTGGCCGTGCCACTGCTAACGGCCATCTCTTGTCCCATGCAGACCTGCCTCCCGCGCTGGAAATTTTGCATCAGTGACACTGACAACAACCTGGGCTTCGCCCTGGGGGCCATGTTCGTCAAGGCCACCTTTGCCGAGGACAGCAAGCAGGTGGTACGTCCCCAAGCGAGCAGCATGTGAGCCACCACGATGGTGGACGGTTAGGGCAGCCAGTGTTTCTTTGCCCGCCTTTTGTCCACCACACAGCTCTGTTCACTGGGTTTCTCACCGGTCCATATGCCGTCTTGGCATCCCAGCCTCTTCCTTTCCACCGGTGTGAAGGGTCATTGAACTCTCCAGGGTGCAAAGCTGCCTCTCTGGCCCAACACTGCGTCACCTTGTTTTTGTCTAGGCAGAGGAAATGATTGCGGAGATCAAAACAGCCTTTGAGGAAAGCCTGGAGACCCTGCAGTGGATGGACGAAGAGACGAGGAAATCAGCCAAAGAGAAGGTGAGGTGCTGGCAGCAGttctggggaggagagggtCACGGTGGAGGGTGGTGGAGCTGGGTGAGCCTGTCCTCCTATCCCGGGCACCAAAAGCACTTTGGTCCTTGTCAACCCCCCAGGCAGATGCCATCTACAACATGATCGGCTACCCCAAGTTCATCATGGACCCCAAGGAGCTGGATAAAGTCTTTAATGATGTGAGTTGGTCAGATGTCTCCTGGGTCTCCTATTCCCCCCTCCACTAGCATGTGCAGGACATGTGCCCATCACCATGGCCTCGAGGCAGCCTTGAACCCCAGGTTTCCTCCAGAAGGGTCTCACTGATGTCCTTGGCCCTTCTCTGGGAACTTCCCAGAGAGCTGTGGGCCAGTCCTGGGGTGGCTGGGGCTCTCAGGATCCCTGCCCgggaagaggaggagctggtTCCTGTAATGGTGATTCATTGCCCTCCCGAGACTCCGCAGATgttggagaggaggagaagcaaGAGTGGCTGTAACTCAGCTGGCTCCAGAGGCTCAGACATGACCATGGAAGCAAGAGCGGGGCCAGGCGATCACCACATGCCACTCACACCTTGCTCTCTTGCAGTACGAGGCGGTGTCTGACCTCTACTTTGAGAATGTCATGCAGTTTTACAACTTCTCAGCCAGGGTCACTGCTGACCAGCTCCGGAAACCGCCGAACCGGGACCAGTAAGttctcagctctgcttccccattGCGCTTGGCGGGGGACATCACAGTACCTGGAGCACTGGGATTTGGTGTCCACCAGACCACGCTGGGTTTGGGAGTTATATTTGGGCCGATGCTGTGCACAGTGATAAGCGCATGGTGTCAGAGCAAACATCAGCAATGGGTTTGTGCTGCCACATTGGCTGTGTCCGTGTTGCCGTAGGTGGAGCATGACACCTCCGACGGTCAACGCGTACTACTCTCCCACCAAGAATGAGATTGTCTTCCCCGCTGGCATCCTCCAGGCCCCTTTTTACACCCGTGCGTCTCCCAAGTAAGACCCTAGGGAGGGCAGGATTCCCAAATTTCCTCCTGCCCCAAAACCTGAGGTGACATTTCACGGCTGTGGGGAGCAGTGGCTGCTCTCTAAACCTCAACATCGCCCTCCTGCAGGTCACTGAATTTTGGTGGGATTGGCGTGGTGGTGGGCCATGAGTTGACACATGCCTTTGATGACCAAGGTATGGCCACAGCCGGGCGGGTGGGCTGCCAGTGGGGTGGCTGTTGAGGTGACAAAGGACCTACTGTGGTTTTTGGCAGGCCGGGAATATGATAAGGACGGCAACCTGCGTCCCTGGTGGAAGAACTCCTCGGTGGAAGCCTTCAAGCGACAGACAGAGTGCATGGTGGAGCAGTATGGCAACTACACAGTCAACGGCGAGGCCGTCAATGGCAAGCACACCCTCGGGGAGAACATCGCTGACAATGGGGGCCTCAAGGCTGCCTACCGGGTAGGGCTGCGGGGCTGAGGACGTGTGGTGGGTGGCACAGCATGGTGGGGTCAGTGTCGTCCCCTGACCCTACTGTGGTCCTTGGCCTCCAGGCATACCAAAACTGGCTGAAAAAGAATGGGAATGAGGAAACTCTCCCGACCCTCGGCCTCACCAACCACCAGCTCTTCTTTGTTGGTTTTGCCCAGGTAGGTCACTTGGTGGTGGGCAGTGAGGATGGATGCACAGGGTTTTGCAGGGTGGAAGTGCACCCGGACGGTGTTGGGAGGGTGTGATGGCTAAACTGAGGTCTCCAGAGATGTTGCGTGGTGGTTGGAGAACCAGATTGGGGTGGTGCTGGTTAAGAAGTGAGACAAAGCTGGGGCTTGAGATGTGTTGGTGCCCATCATGCAAGCGGGGAGGCCCCATCTGGCACCGAGTGGGGCCCTGTGGTCGCGGACACTCGTGCCTCTTGCCCTCTGCTTGCAGGTGTGGTGTTCGGTTCGCACGCCGGAGAGCTCGCACGAGGGACTCATCACCGACCCCCACAGCCCTTCACGTTTCCGTGTCATCGGCACAGTCTCCAACTCCCGGGAGTTTGCAGAACATTTCAGCTGCCCCCTCGGCTCCCCTATGAATCCCCCCAAGAAGTGCGAAGTCTGGTGATGGGCAAGCGCCTGAGGGAACC from the Phalacrocorax aristotelis chromosome 19, bGulAri2.1, whole genome shotgun sequence genome contains:
- the ECE1 gene encoding endothelin-converting enzyme 1 isoform X1 produces the protein MMSTYKRATLDDEDPLDSIGEGDGYPNGFQVNFRSSRSSPGCWAERTRAEKQLVVLVGVLAAVLAACLLGLILQYRARPPAVCLSEACISVTSSILSSLDRAVNPCEDFFGYACGGWIKANPLPDGHSRWGTFNNLWEHNQAIMKHLLENTTANVSSEAERKAQRYYQACMNESKIEELRAAPLMELIQKLGGWNITGPWAGDNFNTTLREVTAHYRTSPFFSVYVSADSKNSNSNVIQVDQSGLGLPSRDYYLNKTENEKVLAGYLNYMVQLGMFLGGTDEESTRQQMQQILDFETALANITIPQEKHRDEEVIYHKMTAGDLKELAPAVDWMPFLATVFYPVELNESEPVVVYAKEYLEQVSDLILATDKCLLNNYMIWNLVRKTSPFLDQRFQDAEEKFMEVMYGTKKTCLPRWKFCISDTDNNLGFALGAMFVKATFAEDSKQVAEEMIAEIKTAFEESLETLQWMDEETRKSAKEKADAIYNMIGYPKFIMDPKELDKVFNDYEAVSDLYFENVMQFYNFSARVTADQLRKPPNRDQWSMTPPTVNAYYSPTKNEIVFPAGILQAPFYTRASPKSLNFGGIGVVVGHELTHAFDDQGREYDKDGNLRPWWKNSSVEAFKRQTECMVEQYGNYTVNGEAVNGKHTLGENIADNGGLKAAYRAYQNWLKKNGNEETLPTLGLTNHQLFFVGFAQVWCSVRTPESSHEGLITDPHSPSRFRVIGTVSNSREFAEHFSCPLGSPMNPPKKCEVW
- the ECE1 gene encoding endothelin-converting enzyme 1 isoform X3: MPQHPVFLLAKPVPGVAAVNFRSSRSSPGCWAERTRAEKQLVVLVGVLAAVLAACLLGLILQYRARPPAVCLSEACISVTSSILSSLDRAVNPCEDFFGYACGGWIKANPLPDGHSRWGTFNNLWEHNQAIMKHLLENTTANVSSEAERKAQRYYQACMNESKIEELRAAPLMELIQKLGGWNITGPWAGDNFNTTLREVTAHYRTSPFFSVYVSADSKNSNSNVIQVDQSGLGLPSRDYYLNKTENEKVLAGYLNYMVQLGMFLGGTDEESTRQQMQQILDFETALANITIPQEKHRDEEVIYHKMTAGDLKELAPAVDWMPFLATVFYPVELNESEPVVVYAKEYLEQVSDLILATDKCLLNNYMIWNLVRKTSPFLDQRFQDAEEKFMEVMYGTKKTCLPRWKFCISDTDNNLGFALGAMFVKATFAEDSKQVAEEMIAEIKTAFEESLETLQWMDEETRKSAKEKADAIYNMIGYPKFIMDPKELDKVFNDYEAVSDLYFENVMQFYNFSARVTADQLRKPPNRDQWSMTPPTVNAYYSPTKNEIVFPAGILQAPFYTRASPKSLNFGGIGVVVGHELTHAFDDQGREYDKDGNLRPWWKNSSVEAFKRQTECMVEQYGNYTVNGEAVNGKHTLGENIADNGGLKAAYRAYQNWLKKNGNEETLPTLGLTNHQLFFVGFAQVWCSVRTPESSHEGLITDPHSPSRFRVIGTVSNSREFAEHFSCPLGSPMNPPKKCEVW
- the ECE1 gene encoding endothelin-converting enzyme 1 isoform X2, which gives rise to MSTYKRATLDDEDPLDSIGEGDGYPNGFQVNFRSSRSSPGCWAERTRAEKQLVVLVGVLAAVLAACLLGLILQYRARPPAVCLSEACISVTSSILSSLDRAVNPCEDFFGYACGGWIKANPLPDGHSRWGTFNNLWEHNQAIMKHLLENTTANVSSEAERKAQRYYQACMNESKIEELRAAPLMELIQKLGGWNITGPWAGDNFNTTLREVTAHYRTSPFFSVYVSADSKNSNSNVIQVDQSGLGLPSRDYYLNKTENEKVLAGYLNYMVQLGMFLGGTDEESTRQQMQQILDFETALANITIPQEKHRDEEVIYHKMTAGDLKELAPAVDWMPFLATVFYPVELNESEPVVVYAKEYLEQVSDLILATDKCLLNNYMIWNLVRKTSPFLDQRFQDAEEKFMEVMYGTKKTCLPRWKFCISDTDNNLGFALGAMFVKATFAEDSKQVAEEMIAEIKTAFEESLETLQWMDEETRKSAKEKADAIYNMIGYPKFIMDPKELDKVFNDYEAVSDLYFENVMQFYNFSARVTADQLRKPPNRDQWSMTPPTVNAYYSPTKNEIVFPAGILQAPFYTRASPKSLNFGGIGVVVGHELTHAFDDQGREYDKDGNLRPWWKNSSVEAFKRQTECMVEQYGNYTVNGEAVNGKHTLGENIADNGGLKAAYRAYQNWLKKNGNEETLPTLGLTNHQLFFVGFAQVWCSVRTPESSHEGLITDPHSPSRFRVIGTVSNSREFAEHFSCPLGSPMNPPKKCEVW